The Branchiostoma lanceolatum isolate klBraLanc5 chromosome 17, klBraLanc5.hap2, whole genome shotgun sequence genome contains the following window.
TTTAATTCTTCTCGACAAGTTTGTTGGATTGTTTTACATGCACGCCTGCTTTTGTCTTAGGTATTCATCAGGAGAGCATCATGGCACTTGTCATAGAACGATACAATTGCCCCGCCCATCTCCTTCAAAAGGCACTGGAAATGCAAAACAAAGCCATAGACGGACATGCATTGGTTGTATCACTGATTGCCTTTCTCCCATTGGTTGAACGGCATGCTAAGGCTGGGCAGTCAGCTCAGTCGATCGGTCTGTTACCCGTTTAAAGTGGGTATCTTACTGGGCCGCGCCTGTTGGCGGCTGTTTGTAAAATACATTCGCCAACTGGTTGCGAAAAGGCACCAATCGGCTCCAAGTTGTCGACAATCAATTAGTCGTCTGAAGTGGTAATTTCttaattatttcattttttttgttatcattttttcaatCGCAATTGAAATGGCACCTAGAGGCGcgatcactgcaaatctctttttgatgaatcttaatgATGATTGCACATTTTTAAATTTGCAATTCAGTAGCAACGCGATTTCCAGTTAAGTTATTTGGTATCTAAGGTTGGGCCGACATTCCAAATTGAGGATGTGACATTCGGGTACGGtccttttgtttgtagaggtcacgtattttaCCCAATCTCGTGGGCAGCATCTCAACAGCAATCGTCAGGCAACTCCAGACCTTTCGCTCTGGATACACGTGTGTGTGCTTACATAACCCAAAGGTCGTTATTTGCCCTACTTATTTTTGACCCCTAAAAGCTTGAGGATGCGCTCTTTTACCTAAATATTTCAAGAAATTTTCGGCACTTGGTGGTTCATTTCTGAAATAGAAAATGGTGTTTTAATGTCCATGCACTGGCGTATGATAATGCTATCTGGATGCTTTATTGAATGTTATTGAGTAAGCACCACTGTGCAAGTTACTTTGCAACTCTTGTTGAAATACAAAAGTCATTCTGTGGCATGTGCTAGCATAACATTCCTACGATACCAGTTGCAAATGAAACATTTAACAACACATGAAATAATAGCGTTAACGTTTGAATGCTTTATTCTGTTGTAGctcaagaaaaaaatcacacaaaacaaaacacaaaacaaaagtttgcGTATATGGGTAACGTTAGTATATTTTATATGCATGCAATTCAAACACACAATTCACATGCAGCTACTGTATATATCCTGATCTTGGTTGCATTGTACGTTACAATTACAGTCATTCTTGCCAACAGCCAGTCTGAGCGTCGCAATATTTATTTGCAATCGACATGTCTCTCCCGTAAAGTCCCGGTAGGAGACGCGGTCTACAACCTCTCTAGGATTACTTGCCGAGGTGGAAACCGCCGTCCACTGGCAGGGTAACCCCGGTGACGAACGCCGCCTTCTCCGAGCACAGGAACGCCACCACACCGCCATACTCACGCGGATCGCTCCACCGTTTCATGCCGTAAGATTTCACAACACCATCCACGCGATCCTCTCCAAAGCTCTTCAGCATCGGATCCCAGGCCTCGGTCTTGGCAAACCCAGGAATGATGACGTTACATGTGATCCGCCTGGGCGCCAGCTGCTTAGCGTAGTGCCGAACCAGATACTCCATACTGGACTTAGAGATACCAGGCATCATGTAGTTGGCGTGGGGACTTTGGCTATTATTGCATCCTGGAGAAGACACGGCGACGATGTACCCTCGCTCGTCCTCCATACGGGTGACTGCCTTTTCGACAAGCCTGATGAAACATTTCGGGTACATGCCCTGGTAGTACTCGTACGCCTCCCAGCCCTGGAACCAGCTGCCGTTGGCGTCGGGTTTGCCGGGTGCGATGCCTCCCCAATACGCACCGGCGTTGTGGACGAGCGCATTCAGCTTGCCGCCGAAATTATCGTCGATACAGGAGAAGTAAGCGTCCACTGTGGCTTCTTCTTCTGTCGTGCCTTCAACCACGAACACACGCACCTTGTACGTTCCTTCAAGATATGCCCTGGCGCTTTGGGCACGTTCTAGGTTCTTTTGGTAGCCTAGAACTAGATCGTACCCGGCTGCGGCGAGCTCCTCGGCTATACCGTAGCCGATTCCCCGGGTGCCTCCGGTAACGAGAGCGGTCTTGCTGTGCGACATGTTGGTGCTGTGTGGGAAGAATATCCGACAAAGATTGAGTTGTTGTACTCGTTCTTGTAGGGAGAACCTACATGTGACCTTTGGTGATACTGCcctcttcctttctttctttgggTCATCTTACATAAGTGGTCCATTGTTTGAAGATAGTGTGTGGACATTGGCGTTGTAGCGAGAGAGATGTGACAAAGATAAAAGGTATCTACACTGAGGCAGTAAATTCGAGATTCAaatcattttatttttaaattaatTTGTGAAGACCCATAGGCTACATCATCAAATTAACACGTGGCATGTAAATGCAGGTGTCTGGCCTACATGGTGTTGCTGTTATCTATGGAGGACAATAAATGACCTTTTGTCCTGTTGGCTCGTGTATTGAGGGCCAAAGGTCACTAACCCTTTAACCCCGAGGTTACATAACTGCTTTGAATACAAGAAGGGCATAGGTGCTATTAGTAGCGTTTTTTACTTAAAAAATGAGTGACACTGTAACAAGACCACCGACGTTGACATTGTGGAATATAGTTTGGGCACTTCTAGGGTGCCAGCATACAGTGCATGGCTAATGGTATAACAGTTTCATACTGTAGGGCAAATAACGACCTTTGGCATCTGTAAGCCACGTGCACCCACTCCCCGTATTAAAGAGCAAAATGTCAGGATCTCGAGTTACATAGTGGTTGATTTTCTTAGGCTTCACACATTGTTTTTATTAATTAGACATCGATATGGCAAGGGAAACATATATAGGAATGTATACGTATAAATACGTtaaatgatataacgttacgaTACTCAAGTAGCTCTTGCAATTGTTTGTATATTTACAGAAATAGCCGCCAACATGTTGGTGGTGTGGACATATCGAATATGGCGAACGGGACACTCAATGGGAACGCACAGAAAATGATTCTAATAAAAAGGCAATTAAAAGGCAATGACATGATGCTCTCTAGATGAAAATATTGAGACAAAGGCAGCCAACAAACTGGTCGAAGAAGCAAGGACGTTAGAAAATATCCTCGGAACCTTGGAAGAAgtaagggtgacccggtgtgcttggctaaattgGGGgcataacatctactaacataattccaccagggtaacATTGAATAactccgccaccctgaaaagatacgtccaaacagatctccaacccaatatCCCTCAgtacaatgcactcctgtacatcttAACTGTGCACACCTAGGGGTGCTGCACAatagatctctcaaacccactgtttttcaaagtggcagatttatgtaacccggcggattaatgttaaaggTGGTTAGCATGCCTTTCCTCCCGTCATTTAATGATCAATAACCAATAATGAGGCAGGCGGAAATCAACGAAATACAATTCAATTCTTCAATTCTTTAatcaaaatatcacaaacttaCAGACAAAATAACATGCCTGGATGGCGATGATATTAACATGGCCTCTGTTGGTCAGACACTATATATACAcaataaaatagaaaaacacctatatacaaaatacaatatatcaaacatatcaatatatacatccaaGCGTTATTGCACATTAGGTGCTACTGATTGTTGTACAAACTGATTGCCTTATGTAGGAAAGAGTCCTGTAGTCTTTTGGTTCTAGCTGGGGGGATggagatgttgtgtttgttcctAAGTGACCGACCAGTGGCTGCAGATCTACAGGGGGGGACGAGATCGTGTAGGGGGTGGTCACCTTTGAGCATTTGTTTGAAGAGTTTGACAGCGGCATCCTCGCGCCTGGACTTGAGGGTAGGTAGTACAAGCACATTTATACACGCCTTTAAACCCCTTTAAACGCGCTTGAATTTCGCGCCCGTGTCACATGACCCACTTGAAACGCTGGTGCGAGATAATGAACGCTGGTGTGAGACAGTCATTTCGGGAAGGCGGAAGTATTTTGCAGGTAAGTTGGCGCTGTCGATGACTTCAAACAAACAACTTGTCTGCCCTAGTTTTAGGGAGCAAAGGTTTGCGTATGACACTTGTGTGGTGATGTAAGTGCAATTTATTGCATCGGTTTGTGTTTTAAGCGAAAGGCATATGAAAGAGAGTCGAAATGTCTGACAACAACAGCAGTTTACTAGGTAGTCTTGATGGGCAACTTGTTCGACAGGTGGTTAAACCTAGGCTAGCTCAGTTGTCACGTAGGGTGACATCATTTGCTATTGAGGAAACAACAGCGACAACTATGTAAGCCTTCAAAACAAGATGCGTGCGCTGTTTGTAATACAACTGAAAATTGTTAAATGTAATCTGAGACCCCTTAGCAAATGTACAACTAGCCCACTATATATTGTGTATCCTAGGGGTccatgcatgttttcttttgggGGCGGTTATGTCAGCTTAGGTGATCACATGACATTTTCTTCACACTTAAGTTTGCTCTGTCAACCTTCAGAGTAAACAGAACATTCATGCAAAATGGCTACCGATTTGTTCCATtgttatctgaaatgtctgcTAGCGCTTTACCTCTATTAGTTAAGATTTCCCTTCTACCGTGCAGACAAACCTTCTTGAAAGCAAGATGGAGCTGGTGTGGAagtttctcctcctcctggcTGTGTGTGGATCACACCCTGTCACTGGTGACTCCGCCCTTCCCGTGGGTCACCTGCAACCTCTGGGGGGTCATCGACCTCCTGATGTCCCCATAGATGAGCTGCACACCATCCCAAATCCACAGGTAGGTTTATACAATCTCCTCTAGTCTAAGGTTTTAACAATGTCACTGTCAACAGCAACATTATgtctcttcctggagtccttaTCTGCCAAAATTAAATCAACACTAAGGCCACAGTAAGTAAATTTTAAGGATGACACTAGTGCGCTTCTAAAGTTTTGCAAGAAATGTTTCCTCTATGTAGTCAAGGCCAACATGCTGTGTTACCATGTTTTGTAACTTCAATTTCTACGGTGTCTATTTTGAAGATTTAGCcaacttgtttttttaaatccatcttcaagttgttgtttttttccctcATGGAGTCTACATAAGATGTCATCcttaacatttacttgctgttgCTTTACATTTGATacagatttcaagaatatacaGAATAAATGTGCAGACTGGGCTTGAAGATGATCAAAGATCAttgatgaaaacattttttcttttgaATTGTAGGAGTTCTGGGACAAGTATGTGAAACACGAGAAGGCTGTGATACTGCGAGGTGCCGCCAAAAACAGCCCCGCCTTCACTTTATGGAGTGATGAATACCTGAGGGACAAGTATGGAAAATTGGAGGTAAAAGAGTCAACCAAACCTaagatgattttatttcttcatttgtgTGTATAGGGGGACAAAGTATTTTATCACCATGAATAGatctagcctgactaaatcgtgcTCCTAAGCCGCCGGCCTGACGGTTACCGTGAGGGTGTCATTAGccccagccagcgagagatgtgtaaacacaggctagaaTAGACTTAGATATGTTGACAGCATCTTAAGCATAAAATAAGAGCCTAGGATTTGAAACAAATTGTATCAAGCCTTTGCCGCACAACTTAGAAACTGTTTACTCCAGTTGATCTGGCAAAGTTTATATTGCTTATTGAAGTTATAGTCATTTTGAAGACTTCTTACATGGTTTTCAAAGTAATCGATGCATGATGCTTATTCACATACAGATATATCAAACAAATCTTTTGACATTTAATTTTGGCTTTGCTCAAAGGTTCGTCTAGAGGGTAAGAGGGAAAAACATAGCTGGCTCCCCATTGGAGTAAAGGGAATAGGACGAGACACCTTAGAGCACTTCCTGGACACCTATCACGACAGCGACGCGTATGTCGTGTCACAGTTACCCACCGACATGTACCATGAAGTCCTGGTACAGCCTTGTCTCACCTGTGGCAGTTTCCGCAAGAGTCTTGTAGAGGTAAGGGTCTTGTAAGGTAACCATCATAATTAAGACATTCTTAATATGTATTACTTAGTTAGCTCATATCATCAATGTTCTTGAAAAATACATGCATTTTTCTGGATGGGCTGGCAGTGATATACAGGTTTCTTTGAGGGaaaattgcaagggggagcAGTGTGAGTAAACAGAGGATCCAAGAtcatggtggggagggggggttctagttttagagaattttaaCTTGAAACGACCCCGGGCCTTTTAAGGTTTCTTGAGGGGGAAATTACTGTCAGATAGGTCACATATGACCTAGTAGTATCCTTGGTCAATCTGCAGAATTTTATGCTAATGTCAGAGGACCTGCTTCCAAGGATAAGGTGatgcatggtcagggcatgcatagggggcgcagcgcccctgtaaccctctttagaaaaagccctgtAATGATATATCTGCATCATTTGTACTTGTGTTACAAGCTGAAGAacactgagcaagatctgtTTTCTTGACATACTGGTAGCTGGTATGGTTTTTTTATTTTGATCAGAATAGCAAAAGCATTAAGAAGACTTGCTTGAAGCATTTATATTGATAACGTTATTATATCTACTTTTGATTTATCTCAGATTGATCTGTGGATGAGCTCTAACGGTGGCAGCAGCATTCTCCACAAGGATGCCTTTAATGCCATCAACTGTCTGTACAACGGCACCAAACACTGGAAAATGATCGAGCGCAAGTACGAACCTCTCATACACAAGGCAAGTGTTGTCtccatatttttgttttcaaaagctAATTAAAAGTGATCTCCGACCAGTCCTTGGTTTGGCCAACAAACACTATGTATGGTATATTCTACATGTTCATTGTACTGCATGACaatgtaaaacacacacacacacacacacatacatacccacacacacacatagacacacacacacagacacacatacatacaaacacacacacaggtgtacaaaatgtacatgtacactcacacacatacacacacgcatgcacatacacacaaaaacacactcaaagatatactataaatgcagaaatgtttgcggtggttttatgtttgcagttttcgcggttTCCAATCTTTTGcccatctatgactgtagcgctactattgtttcaaacgcgaacttaaaaccaccgcaaacactccattattttcctccctaccgcaaaataaaaaccacgcgaacttaaatgcatgtacaacTTATTACTTACTAAGGTAACAGTAACACAGACAAGTGTTGTGGTCGAAGTACCAAGCAGCTGTCTGTGACTTTTATCAATTACTCCCTCAGCCTATATTTAACTTTTCAGAAATTTGATCACATTGTCTCTAATAGTTTTCTTTTGACTGTTTGATGATTAATGTCAGTGTCTGTTCTTTAGGCCTGGGAGCCATCACGAGAGATTGGTGGGTACTCAGAAGTTAATGTGCACAAAGTTGATCTACTACAACACCCCAACATGGCCAAGGTGCGCTGGTCCAACTTCACCATTAACGCAGGAGACTGCCTGTATCTACCCAAGAGTAAGTGTCACCAACTTAGCTTCACTCCATTCGAATTCAGAAAGAGTGTTAAAAGTTAGGTCCTACAATGTACCTACCTAAGAGTGTTAaagacctacattttgtacctacctacctaaagAGTGTTAATAATAAAAGTCCTACCTATGTTAAAGCCCTACCTACCTAAAGAGTGTTAAAGTCCTACCTATGTTAAAGCCCTACCTACCTAAAGAATGTTAAAGCCCTACCTACCTAAAGAATGTTAAAACCCTACCTACCTGAAGAATGTTTAAGTCCTACCTACCAAACAAGTGTTAAAGCTATACCATAACCTACCAAAAGAGTTTTAAAACCTGCTACCTTACCTAAATAGTGTTAAAGCCTACGTACCTAACTACAGAAAGAGTGTCaaaacctacctacctacaaaaaGAGTGTTAAGCCCTAATATTTGTTTAGCCAACCTGATAGAATTACATTGCATTAATGATTGCTAAAACCAGTGTGAGTTCTCTTTTGTTTGCAATGCTCTCAAAATGAAATTACAATGAATGTACAGTGACTTAGTTGCAACTGACATAGTGGATACTGAATTACACCACAGTAATAACGATGTATTACAGTAATGCTATTGGAATGTAGTCTCAAACGATGTCTCTGTGTGCGATCCCAGGTTACTGGCACCAGGTGGAGTCAGTAGGAGATGTGAACCTCGCTGTGGCTATCCTGTTTGCCAGGCTGGAGGAGTTTGATGACTCCGACTGTGACACACAGAAGGTGGAGTACACACCCCTCAGCGACTTTCAGGTTtgtttatcatctccatgaaaaaatggagatattgttttgggtgtgtctgtctgtctgtgtgtttgtgtttcgaGATcgttgtagtcagcataactcaagaaccactGAGtatattttgatgatatttggtatgtgggtaggtgctgggaagataatggtcaaggtcgattttgggccccttgatatgtgaccttggtactgcagcagaacttccgttttttaaaatcttttgacctggacgtgctatggtcttgattttttggtggcagataacttgtgatgtaagaaagaagtgggtatTAAGGTTTGaaccctctagcagcttgctctagaactgcaggggcatttttgctttgtttttatcATAATTTTCCTGTGTAGAGTCTCATACAATATACATGCATTGTTGTTTTACAGTTCTGGCTAGGTCATTCTGTTAAAAAAGACATGACTGAAACTGTGTTGATGACAGGATtctgttgttttatttatttgagTGATACAGAATTTGATATTTTAAGTTACAGGCTTTAAGCCCAGTATTATGATACTATTGCTCCTTTGCCTTTTACTAGTCTAGGAATGAACCCACTTTCATTCGAACATTTCCGTCCCATGCTTTTTGCTGCTTTTTGTAAAAGGTATCTTCTTGCATGATTGATTATTCATTTGCTAATAGCAACGATATATCACAAGAAGTCTACATTTGCATCCCAATACTTAGGGTAATGTGGGATTGGCCAGTGTTTGGTAACATGACCATGGGGCATGCTGATTTGAATGTGGGGATCAGAGCCCTTGTCCTTGGTAAGTGTATGGATTCCTAGCATACTAACTTAGTTTCTATGTGTATTTATGAACACCAGGTAATGTGGGACTGGCCAGGGTTTGGGAACATGACTATGGGACATGCTGATTTGGAGTTGGGCATCAGGGATCAACTGTATGAACTGGTGGAAGAGAGTGATGGAAAACTTACTCAAGACTTCATCTTCGAACTACTCAAGTTGGTAAGTGTGGAGCTTCATTAAGCTGTTAATGTGCCTGTCAATGTCAACTATGTTAATGTTTGTCgttgacacagtggataacagcccactgcctCTAAGACctcaaaaaagctatgggacttAATGTCCTCCCCACACCGAAGGTGCTTAAGGCAGGGCCAATCTCTgtttcggcagcccttgggccacacaactttgtgcaagtctctacagcagggggctagtccactggtagtatCGTGTggttaactaccatactctttcccaaatgctgagtgctaagcaaagaaagcagaatgtaccatttttagagtctttggtatgacctggccggggttcgaactcacgacctaccgtatgcaaggcgaacactctacccactaggccattgcaccggttaccTTTTACCTGTACTAATATACAGCAATTTTAGGAACTGATGGATTTGAAGAGGAATTGTGTCTCCCTGACTTCTCAGTGTGTTATATGTCTTCTACTTCACAGGAAATGCCTGAATATGATGATGACTTTCATATGGGGAAGGCAGAAAGGGTGAGTAGTGAGATGTTCTAACACATGTCTGCATCAAAAGGCACAATGATTAAGAAACATCTCTAAAGGcatgaacaaacaaatatgCACATAGAAAAAATGTAGCCTCATCTTGACATAACTGTCAAACTTAATTATTCTTTTATGCAAAATCTATATTGAATTTCTCAAATATTGTGAAAAGACGTTACATTAATCTGGCTTTATTTCTTATGTCTCTTATGTTCAACAATTAGTGTATATTATTGCCAAACGACTGGATAAGACTCAAAAACACCTGTTTGAAAACAAGTGGGGAAGAATACAATTTATACTGTCATTACTGGTATTAACATAAATCATTCTTCTCATCATGTTATTATTACAGAGCATGGGATCTCATTAACTAATTGTGATCATATATTATTTTCCCGgttttatgtatctgttttgtGGTTTCTCATGTGTTTCACTTATCTTGTATACGTGCCatgttcttatttttctttgctattttgaaaataaataaaaagaatgagagaaaaaaaaatagaaaaacaaaaaatgtttgtcAACCTTATTTTATAATCAATAGCTTTGTAAGATGTACTGTCATGTATATACCATAAAGAATGTGTGATATTTCATTCCTAAAAAATCTTTGCAGGCGTTTGCGGCTGTGGATGTGAACTCTAAAGGCTACCTTGACTCTGATGACGTTGAAGCCTTGGATTGGGATGCACTTCGAGCCTTCACACTGGAATTTGAAAACCAGGAGCCTTCCAACACAGAGCTGTTTGAATATTCCTACACGTACCCTGATGAAATCATGTAAGTTTGAATTCAGGGCATAGATCTGAATTAAGTCATTTTCATTGGATACATTTGGGCGGAGACCAAATAGTTTGATTAGATGCGCCCGGGAGCACACAGTGAGGGTAGAGTTCTGTTTTGAGTTTTGCCTGTGGTAAGGGGGTGGATGATTGTATGGATCATATTGCTGTTAACATAACTCCACTACTAGAGTTAAGtctttgtgctacatatacttcaggtttgctatgttagtttagcaattatggggtctttttataaatatgatctggtattgaatttttcgttttatttgagttgaatgtgtgatagttgtatgtcgatttgttagaaatagagagTGTTAAAAcaccccccaaaacacccctcacAATACAATGGTATGgcgacgtcacaattcaagatggcggccaccacacatgccaacagatccaacaaaggttttgctacacaAACCTGTAAATAGAAATTGTAGCCCTTGTCACATACAATTGGTGCGTCAGGTGTACAACAGCATATGGAGGGCATTCTGTAAGAACAGTCATGGTCGTGTATATAGAAATTAAGCTGTCTAATGTATAGCAAATGTCTAATGCTTGGAGGTTCTGTCCAAGGCTAGAGGAAAATCCTGTGCCAAAAGAACCGTATGTCTGTGCCTTCAAGAGCTACCACGTGCACTGGATtgcagcaacatgaaaacatgttgGGAATTTGTTTCTGACTAAGTATCCTCATTTGCACACTCGTCAAATTCTAGTAACCTGCCTCCAAGGATTTGGAAACAAAAATAGTGAAAATCATGTGTGGAAAAGTGTTAGGATCATagattttaaagttttttttacaatgctTTTCCTATCAATAGAAATATCATGAAGTGTCCAGTATGCCTTATATTTTCCCATTCAAAGTAATAGTTTATgctaaatatttttttcttgatctTGTAGGAGCAAAATTGTGAAACTGGCTAAGGAGAAGGGACAGTTGACCAGGTCCGACTTTATTCATGCCTACATGAACGAACTTGGGGGTACTGAAAAGTTTGGAACAGAGGTGAGTGTGATATCATTAACTGATTTTGGTTAGCAGGATGAAAAGGGTATCAATTTATCATACAACAGTCATGTGATAGTCATATCTGGTGAAATGCATATCAACCAAGTCTATAACTCACTCATgaactcattcattcattcattcactcactcattcactcaaacatgtagctggtgtgttatgccaaatggCAGTTACATTCAGCAATATAGTCATACAGAATGAATTCACTCATTCATGAACACACTTATGAACTAACTCACTCATGAACTTACTTACTAACTCACTCATGAACTCACACATGAACTCACTCATTCATGAACTCACTCATaaactctctcactcactcactcatgaacTCACTCATGAACTCCCTCATGAACTCCCTCATCAACTCACTCATCAACTCACTCAGCAACTCACTCAGCAACTCACTCATGAACTCCCTCATGAACTCACTCATCAACTCACTCATCATCTCACTCATTATCTCACTAACTCACTCTCATGAACTCACTCACACTCCCTCATACACTCTGACCTgaactcactcacactcacccACTAACTCCATCTCTCATCACCTTACTCTTCAACTCACTCATTAATTCACTTATGACCTCATGAACTCTTTAGTCATCACCTTTCAGTAAGATGCTGCTCTGACACTTGTGAATCATTGTTCAACATTTGTGCACAGATTTTTGACAGGTTGGTTGAGGATCAGGAAGAAGACACCGTCCAGATCCAGGACCTGACAGTTGAGAAGATCGAGTACGCCCTTGAGAACTGGCTCATCCGGATTAAACCAGAGATGACTCCCGAGATGGACGAGGAGTATCAAGAGAGGGCGAAGGAGTTCGAACAAAGTCTTGGTTTACATAAAGTAGTTGGTGATGCTCAGGGGCATACTGAGCTTTAGATACAATGGTCACCACTTGTTgtacatctactaacataattccactaggGTACATAATCCCgctgaaaagatacgtcgaaacagatctccaaccaaaaatcctccagtataatgcactcctgtatatcttaactgtgcatacctggagtTGCAGCACTAgtgatctctcaaacacactgtttttcagtgtggcagatttatgtaaccgggcggattaatgttaatggagtttacatgtagttcttggGTCGTCATTCAAAACAACGTTCAACAACTACGTTATACCTAAAAAGTACTGTATGAAAGCTTATTTGGGTACTGGGACAGGTGGCAGGTAAAGGCGATTTTAACTGATAACCTTTCTTTCCAGCACAAAATGATGTGCACTGAACCTTATTGTGTACACATTATTTTGTACTGGTATAAGTCTCTTGAGCCATATCATCATATCTAAATGAGTGTTAAGTAAAGATTTGTAAATGGTTGTGTTTGGGGCCCTTTTTTTCGAATTGGAAAAAATAAGCGCAGCAATTCTGAGAAGCTGCAAATAAAATACCTGTGTGGCGAAAGAATATAATTAGGAAAAGTGAACTTTTGTAAAAGCTACAACAATAGACTATAAGGCTTTTCTTGGTGTAGTTTTATTTGGAAGATGGAGTTTATGATATAAGTGGTATTATACATAGAGGTGTACATTTATTTTGGTCTAAATAAGCGAGAAAAGCTTTGTCATCACAACAGTTACTTTTCAAGGAGCTGGAACTTACAAAGATAAGCTATTCTgggtttgttttatttagaaaaTGGAGGTGATGATAGATATGATAGCTACTTACTTATGCTTccgtcacaattgcgccggtgccggtagggggtgtagccccggcgGGGCCCTGAAGCCACACATTTGTCCCCGTGGACAGACGGATACCGCGGAGTATCTCCCGGTGTTCTCATGATTAGCTTAAGGCGTCTATTTTTTGCCTGGTCCT
Protein-coding sequences here:
- the LOC136422813 gene encoding enoyl-[acyl-carrier-protein] reductase [NADPH] FabL-like, whose protein sequence is MSHSKTALVTGGTRGIGYGIAEELAAAGYDLVLGYQKNLERAQSARAYLEGTYKVRVFVVEGTTEEEATVDAYFSCIDDNFGGKLNALVHNAGAYWGGIAPGKPDANGSWFQGWEAYEYYQGMYPKCFIRLVEKAVTRMEDERGYIVAVSSPGCNNSQSPHANYMMPGISKSSMEYLVRHYAKQLAPRRITCNVIIPGFAKTEAWDPMLKSFGEDRVDGVVKSYGMKRWSDPREYGGVVAFLCSEKAAFVTGVTLPVDGGFHLGK
- the LOC136422803 gene encoding uncharacterized protein isoform X2, yielding MELVWKFLLLLAVCGSHPVTGDSALPVGHLQPLGGHRPPDVPIDELHTIPNPQEFWDKYVKHEKAVILRGAAKNSPAFTLWSDEYLRDKYGKLEVRLEGKREKHSWLPIGVKGIGRDTLEHFLDTYHDSDAYVVSQLPTDMYHEVLVQPCLTCGSFRKSLVEIDLWMSSNGGSSILHKDAFNAINCLYNGTKHWKMIERKYEPLIHKAWEPSREIGGYSEVNVHKVDLLQHPNMAKVRWSNFTINAGDCLYLPKSYWHQVESVGDVNLAVAILFARLEEFDDSDCDTQKVEYTPLSDFQVMWDWPGFGNMTMGHADLELGIRDQLYELVEESDGKLTQDFIFELLKLEMPEYDDDFHMGKAERAFAAVDVNSKGYLDSDDVEALDWDALRAFTLEFENQEPSNTELFEYSYTYPDEIMSKIVKLAKEKGQLTRSDFIHAYMNELGGTEKFGTEIFDRLVEDQEEDTVQIQDLTVEKIEYALENWLIRIKPEMTPEMDEEYQERAKEFEQSLGLHKVVGDAQGHTEL
- the LOC136422803 gene encoding uncharacterized protein isoform X1, producing MNAGVRQSFREGGSILQTNLLESKMELVWKFLLLLAVCGSHPVTGDSALPVGHLQPLGGHRPPDVPIDELHTIPNPQEFWDKYVKHEKAVILRGAAKNSPAFTLWSDEYLRDKYGKLEVRLEGKREKHSWLPIGVKGIGRDTLEHFLDTYHDSDAYVVSQLPTDMYHEVLVQPCLTCGSFRKSLVEIDLWMSSNGGSSILHKDAFNAINCLYNGTKHWKMIERKYEPLIHKAWEPSREIGGYSEVNVHKVDLLQHPNMAKVRWSNFTINAGDCLYLPKSYWHQVESVGDVNLAVAILFARLEEFDDSDCDTQKVEYTPLSDFQVMWDWPGFGNMTMGHADLELGIRDQLYELVEESDGKLTQDFIFELLKLEMPEYDDDFHMGKAERAFAAVDVNSKGYLDSDDVEALDWDALRAFTLEFENQEPSNTELFEYSYTYPDEIMSKIVKLAKEKGQLTRSDFIHAYMNELGGTEKFGTEIFDRLVEDQEEDTVQIQDLTVEKIEYALENWLIRIKPEMTPEMDEEYQERAKEFEQSLGLHKVVGDAQGHTEL